From one Anaerococcus prevotii DSM 20548 genomic stretch:
- a CDS encoding glutathione peroxidase, with protein sequence MTSVYDFTVLDKDNKEISLSKYEGKVLLIVNTATHCGFTKQYDALEALYKKYKDQGFEILDFPCNQFGNQAPESDEEIDSFCALNFGTSFDRFKKIDVNGENEDPLYTFLKEEKKGLGKAIKWNFTKFLIDREGNVVARFGSNKKPENMEKDIEKLLG encoded by the coding sequence ATGACTAGTGTATATGACTTTACAGTTTTAGATAAAGATAATAAGGAAATCTCCCTTAGTAAATATGAGGGAAAGGTCCTTCTTATAGTAAATACAGCTACCCACTGTGGCTTTACCAAACAATACGACGCTCTCGAGGCCTTATATAAGAAATATAAGGATCAGGGCTTTGAGATTTTGGACTTTCCTTGCAATCAATTTGGAAATCAAGCTCCAGAATCTGATGAAGAGATAGATTCCTTCTGTGCCCTAAACTTTGGGACAAGCTTTGACAGATTCAAAAAAATCGACGTTAATGGGGAAAATGAAGACCCACTTTATACCTTCCTTAAGGAAGAAAAGAAAGGACTTGGCAAGGCTATCAAGTGGAACTTCACCAAGTTTTTGATAGATAGAGAAGGAAATGTAGTAGCACGCTTCGGTTCAAATAAGAAGCCAGAGAATATGGAAAAAGATATAGAGAAATTATTAGGATAG
- a CDS encoding O-acetylhomoserine aminocarboxypropyltransferase/cysteine synthase family protein — MSKYKNIDTACVRAGYEAKNGDSSIPPIVQSTTFSYEKTSEIADLFDLKESGFFYTRLGNPTIDALEKKIADLDGGVCAVGTGSGQAANLLAVLNIAKAGDNIVAVNNIYGGTYNLFANTLRDLGIETKFVNNNDLDELRAAIDDNTKLVFGETISNPKASVLDIKSYADIAHEHNIPLILDNTLATPALLRPIDYGCDIVTYSSSKYIDGHAAALGGLIVDSGNFDWESGDFDRLTKPDESYHGLIFTEQFKNAAYGARLRTVGLRDFGAVISPQNAFLTILGLDTLALRMNKHSENALRVAEFLEDSDKVDSVSYPFLESSPSYPYAKKYLKGGSGVVSFEIKGGRDEASKFIDSLNLITLAVHVADVRSLALHPASSTHRQLSDEELEKVGVSKSLIRLSIGIEDADDLIEDISQALDKAVRR; from the coding sequence ATGAGTAAATACAAAAACATTGACACAGCATGTGTCAGAGCAGGTTATGAAGCAAAAAATGGAGACAGTAGCATCCCTCCAATAGTGCAGTCGACTACATTTTCTTATGAAAAGACAAGTGAGATTGCCGACCTCTTTGACCTAAAGGAAAGTGGATTTTTCTATACAAGGCTTGGAAACCCTACTATAGATGCTCTAGAGAAGAAAATCGCAGATCTTGACGGAGGAGTCTGTGCAGTAGGGACAGGATCGGGACAAGCAGCCAACCTCCTAGCTGTCTTAAATATAGCCAAGGCAGGCGATAATATAGTCGCTGTAAATAATATTTACGGTGGAACTTACAATCTTTTCGCCAATACCCTAAGGGATTTGGGTATAGAAACTAAATTTGTAAATAACAACGACTTGGATGAGCTTAGGGCTGCTATTGATGATAATACAAAGCTAGTCTTTGGAGAAACTATATCAAATCCTAAGGCAAGTGTACTAGATATCAAATCCTACGCAGATATTGCCCACGAGCATAATATTCCATTGATATTAGATAATACTCTGGCAACACCTGCCCTTCTTAGGCCAATTGATTATGGTTGTGATATCGTGACTTACTCTTCTTCTAAATATATAGATGGTCACGCAGCAGCCCTCGGCGGTCTTATTGTAGATTCTGGAAACTTTGATTGGGAAAGTGGAGATTTCGATAGACTTACCAAGCCAGATGAATCCTACCACGGACTTATCTTTACTGAACAATTTAAAAATGCTGCCTACGGGGCAAGACTTAGAACAGTTGGCCTAAGAGATTTCGGAGCAGTTATCTCTCCACAAAACGCCTTCCTTACAATCCTTGGTCTCGACACCCTAGCCTTGAGAATGAACAAGCATTCAGAAAATGCCCTAAGGGTCGCAGAATTTCTGGAAGATAGCGACAAGGTAGATTCTGTTTCCTATCCCTTCCTAGAATCCTCCCCATCTTATCCTTATGCCAAGAAATATCTTAAGGGAGGCTCTGGCGTCGTATCTTTTGAGATAAAAGGAGGAAGAGATGAGGCGAGCAAATTCATCGACTCCCTTAACTTAATCACGCTCGCTGTCCATGTGGCAGATGTAAGAAGCCTTGCCCTCCACCCAGCTTCTTCTACTCACAGGCAACTATCTGATGAAGAGCTCGAAAAGGTTGGAGTATCAAAGAGCCTAATCCGACTTTCAATAGGAATTGAAGATGCGGATGATCTAATCGAAGATATAAGCCAAGCCCTAGATAAGGCTGTAAGGAGATAA
- a CDS encoding MetQ/NlpA family ABC transporter substrate-binding protein produces the protein MKKIFGIISALTLAVLITSCGGADKNESKEALKLGVVGERNVEYEDAIKRYEKDTGKKIELVRFNDYNQPNDALKDGNIDLSSFATYIFIEDYNKNQNANFTYLADTIISPMGVYSQKIKEIGEIPEGGKIAIPVEVSNNSRALYILESAGVIKIKEGSGDFITLDDIAENPKNIEFVELPADQVSRALEDVDAALINSDMAMEAGLSPTEDSIFLEDPENERAKNFINVIAVKENNKDNEDIKNFIENYYLTDETKKVIEDEYKGAVIPIFKLR, from the coding sequence ATGAAAAAAATATTTGGAATTATATCGGCCCTGACCCTCGCAGTTTTAATCACAAGCTGTGGCGGGGCAGATAAAAACGAAAGCAAAGAAGCTCTTAAGCTTGGAGTAGTAGGAGAGAGAAATGTCGAATACGAAGATGCCATCAAAAGATACGAGAAGGATACTGGCAAAAAGATTGAGCTTGTAAGATTTAACGATTACAACCAACCTAACGATGCCCTAAAGGACGGTAACATCGACCTATCATCCTTTGCGACCTATATATTTATAGAAGACTATAACAAAAACCAAAATGCAAACTTCACTTATCTTGCGGATACAATAATATCGCCAATGGGAGTTTACTCACAAAAAATTAAAGAGATAGGAGAAATCCCTGAAGGAGGAAAGATTGCAATACCTGTAGAAGTATCAAACAACTCTAGGGCCCTATACATCCTAGAATCTGCAGGAGTGATCAAGATTAAGGAAGGAAGCGGAGACTTTATAACCCTAGATGACATAGCAGAAAACCCTAAAAACATAGAGTTTGTAGAGCTTCCAGCAGACCAAGTTTCAAGAGCCCTAGAGGATGTGGATGCAGCCCTTATCAACTCTGACATGGCTATGGAAGCAGGACTTTCACCAACAGAAGATTCAATCTTTCTTGAAGATCCAGAAAACGAAAGAGCCAAGAACTTTATAAATGTAATAGCAGTAAAAGAAAATAATAAGGATAATGAAGATATCAAAAATTTCATAGAAAACTATTATCTAACAGATGAAACAAAAAAGGTCATAGAAGACGAATACAAGGGAGCAGTAATCCCAATATTTAAACTAAGATAG
- a CDS encoding MetQ/NlpA family ABC transporter substrate-binding protein: MKKFTKIALALALVLGFSACGANKEAKPADSKEEVKTEDTSKKEDGTIKIGVVGEYNDVLNEVIKRYEEGTGKKAELVIFSDYSQPNEALLAGDIDLNAYQHYKFLNEFNESKGSDLVSIGDTMLAPMALYSNKLKSIDELEDGAKIAIPNDPTNGARALFLLQEAGLIKVEGEAGDLIGLDKVTDNPKNLELIEMDASQTTRSLDDCDLAAVNDTFALDAGLDKETAIFKEDPKTESVKQYINLIAVRKEDENNEEYKEFVKYYQTEETKKDMEEITKGAWIPAW; encoded by the coding sequence ATGAAAAAATTTACAAAAATCGCCCTAGCACTTGCTCTAGTCCTAGGATTTAGCGCATGTGGAGCAAACAAGGAAGCAAAACCAGCGGATAGCAAAGAAGAAGTAAAAACAGAAGATACTTCAAAAAAAGAAGACGGCACAATTAAAATTGGTGTAGTTGGTGAATACAACGACGTCCTAAATGAAGTGATCAAAAGATACGAAGAAGGAACAGGCAAGAAGGCAGAGCTTGTAATATTCTCAGACTACAGCCAGCCAAACGAAGCCCTTCTAGCAGGAGATATCGACCTAAACGCCTACCAACACTACAAATTCCTAAACGAATTTAATGAATCAAAAGGATCAGATTTAGTATCAATCGGAGATACAATGCTTGCCCCAATGGCCCTATACTCAAACAAGCTCAAATCAATTGACGAGCTAGAAGACGGAGCCAAAATCGCCATACCTAACGATCCAACAAACGGAGCAAGAGCCCTCTTCCTACTTCAAGAAGCAGGTCTAATCAAAGTAGAAGGTGAAGCAGGCGACCTAATAGGACTTGACAAAGTAACAGACAACCCTAAAAACTTAGAACTAATAGAAATGGACGCATCCCAAACAACAAGAAGTCTAGACGACTGCGACCTAGCAGCAGTAAACGACACCTTCGCCCTAGACGCAGGACTAGATAAAGAAACAGCAATATTCAAAGAAGACCCAAAAACAGAATCAGTAAAACAATACATCAACCTAATAGCAGTAAGAAAAGAAGACGAAAACAACGAAGAATACAAAGAATTCGTAAAATACTACCAAACAGAAGAAACCAAAAAAGACATGGAAGAAATAACAAAAGGAGCATGGATACCTGCTTGGTAA
- a CDS encoding dicarboxylate/amino acid:cation symporter, translating to MKILKENKSSLILLLSMFIGAILGLILGESAKSLQGVANIFLNLLYVSIVPMIFTSIVSSITGMKTTKTIGKILGLMFLIFIITGLFAALYMIVFTQILDPSKNAVLNFKDFEIEKSPSIDLLSMLTVDDFSKLLSRENLMALIVFSFFVGLAISKLADEARLVKDFIDQSSKVVTKIISYIMKLAPIGLGAYFAVLLGENGKQIVGPLSRTILIFALASIIYFFFVNFIMAFIGGGLKSCKKLFTYMWPPVLTAFGTSSSAAALPPNLEAGRKIGIREDVNSIVLPIGANLHKDGTVLIQIIKIALLCPIFGIDLLDPSNLLTAIAVSVIASSVMGAVPGGGYTGEIFLISAFAFPQSSIPIMVLIATIVDPLATAINTSTDLGAAMIVERFVK from the coding sequence ATGAAAATTTTAAAAGAAAATAAATCTTCCCTAATACTATTACTGTCGATGTTTATTGGAGCTATTCTAGGACTTATCTTAGGAGAATCTGCAAAGAGCCTTCAAGGAGTAGCCAATATCTTCCTAAATCTCTTGTATGTATCAATAGTTCCAATGATTTTCACATCAATTGTATCTTCGATTACGGGGATGAAGACTACCAAGACTATCGGAAAGATACTAGGACTTATGTTTCTAATATTTATTATTACAGGCCTATTTGCAGCGCTTTATATGATAGTTTTTACTCAAATACTTGACCCTAGCAAGAATGCTGTCCTTAATTTCAAGGATTTTGAAATAGAGAAGAGTCCCAGCATCGATCTTTTATCCATGCTTACAGTGGATGATTTTTCTAAATTACTTTCCAGGGAAAATCTGATGGCCCTTATAGTATTTTCCTTCTTCGTAGGACTTGCTATATCTAAGCTTGCTGATGAGGCAAGGCTTGTAAAGGACTTTATAGATCAATCCTCTAAGGTCGTTACAAAGATTATTTCATATATAATGAAGCTTGCTCCAATAGGCTTGGGTGCATATTTTGCAGTCCTTTTAGGAGAAAATGGCAAACAGATTGTAGGTCCCCTATCAAGGACAATCCTGATATTTGCCCTTGCTTCAATCATATATTTTTTCTTTGTAAATTTCATCATGGCCTTTATCGGGGGAGGACTTAAATCTTGCAAAAAGCTATTTACATATATGTGGCCACCAGTTCTTACAGCCTTTGGGACAAGTTCCTCTGCGGCAGCCCTTCCTCCAAATCTTGAGGCAGGAAGAAAAATTGGAATCAGAGAAGATGTGAATTCAATAGTCCTTCCCATAGGGGCAAATCTCCACAAGGATGGAACGGTCTTGATCCAAATAATAAAGATTGCCCTCTTGTGCCCTATATTTGGAATAGACTTACTAGATCCTTCTAATCTCTTGACAGCTATAGCAGTATCAGTCATAGCCTCATCAGTTATGGGGGCAGTTCCAGGAGGAGGCTATACTGGAGAGATTTTCCTCATATCAGCCTTTGCCTTCCCTCAAAGCTCGATTCCAATCATGGTCCTAATAGCAACCATAGTAGACCCCCTAGCCACAGCCATCAACACAAGCACAGACCTTGGGGCAGCTATGATAGTAGAAAGATTTGTAAAATAA
- a CDS encoding homoserine O-succinyltransferase — MPVIIPEDLISKETLDKENIFTMVEERAKSQDIRALKIGIVNLMPTKKETEVQLLRLISNTPLQIEIDLIAMASYKSSNYQKHLEKFYVSYEEIKDKKYDGLIITGAPLEHKAYDDIIYWEELKKIFEFAKKNVYSTLFICWSAIAALDYYYGVNIDSLDKKIFTVNRYYKQSSDPLFLGFDDSFYMPNSRYKTIRKEEVERIPKLKVLLADDKMGSTIIKSIDNRFVFNLNHLEYDTNTLDDEYRRDIKKGLGTKPAENYYLDDDPNKKIIQRWRSTGYIFFNNWINHYVYQHTPYKISDVETIK, encoded by the coding sequence ATGCCAGTAATAATACCAGAAGATTTAATATCCAAAGAAACTTTAGACAAAGAAAATATATTCACCATGGTAGAAGAAAGGGCCAAGTCACAGGATATAAGAGCCCTTAAGATTGGCATAGTTAATCTAATGCCAACCAAAAAGGAAACAGAAGTTCAGCTTCTAAGACTAATCTCAAACACTCCCCTCCAAATCGAAATAGATTTGATAGCGATGGCAAGCTACAAGTCTTCGAATTATCAAAAACATCTGGAGAAGTTTTATGTAAGCTATGAAGAAATAAAGGATAAAAAATACGACGGCCTAATCATAACCGGAGCTCCCCTAGAGCATAAGGCCTACGACGATATAATCTACTGGGAGGAGCTTAAAAAAATATTTGAATTTGCAAAGAAAAATGTCTACTCGACTCTTTTCATCTGCTGGTCTGCCATAGCAGCCCTTGATTATTACTACGGTGTGAATATCGACTCCTTGGATAAGAAAATATTTACAGTTAACAGGTACTATAAGCAAAGCTCCGATCCTCTCTTTCTGGGCTTTGACGATAGCTTTTATATGCCAAACTCAAGATATAAGACAATCAGAAAGGAAGAAGTCGAAAGAATTCCAAAGCTTAAAGTCCTCCTAGCCGATGATAAGATGGGATCTACTATAATTAAGAGTATCGACAACAGATTTGTCTTTAACCTAAATCATCTAGAATACGATACTAATACCCTAGATGATGAATATAGGAGGGACATAAAAAAGGGACTTGGGACCAAGCCTGCCGAAAACTATTATCTAGACGATGATCCAAATAAAAAAATTATCCAGAGATGGAGATCAACTGGATACATATTCTTTAACAACTGGATTAACCACTATGTCTACCAACACACCCCATACAAGATCTCAGATGTAGAGACAATTAAATAA